In Paenibacillus sp. BIC5C1, a genomic segment contains:
- a CDS encoding DUF1904 family protein, translating into MPFIRFKGFTGPQLEEVVPRITEQFALITNIPRERMKAERHDVQALTPSPASVEILMFQRDQEIHNRIASSMQAILEEADLPDVHIFFNILSPALYYKQGKPLTDYRLD; encoded by the coding sequence ATGCCGTTTATTCGTTTTAAAGGATTCACAGGACCCCAACTGGAGGAAGTTGTACCCCGCATCACGGAGCAATTTGCATTGATTACCAATATTCCGCGGGAGAGAATGAAGGCAGAACGTCATGACGTACAAGCCCTTACTCCTTCTCCGGCTTCAGTAGAGATCTTGATGTTCCAACGTGATCAGGAGATTCATAATCGGATTGCTTCCTCAATGCAGGCTATTTTGGAAGAAGCGGATTTGCCTGATGTGCATATTTTCTTCAATATACTGTCACCAGCGTTGTATTATAAACAGGGCAAACCGTTGACAGATTACCGATTGGATTGA
- a CDS encoding sporulation protein YjcZ codes for MSNVGYGCNNVGGVGTGICTSTAAILVLFILLVIITKSFWL; via the coding sequence ATGAGTAATGTTGGATACGGTTGTAATAATGTTGGAGGAGTAGGGACCGGTATTTGTACTTCCACTGCCGCAATTCTGGTACTCTTCATCCTGCTCGTAATCATCACTAAATCTTTCTGGCTGTAA